One window of Hoplias malabaricus isolate fHopMal1 chromosome 16, fHopMal1.hap1, whole genome shotgun sequence genomic DNA carries:
- the btbd2a gene encoding BTB/POZ domain-containing protein 2a, translating to MRCCACLFQQSLQCSPFKMAAGESNSRSPCLNLSNPGPLGNAQASNGAHSAPASNAGSVGAGGLNRAAGSTNPQPGLDSDSAARPALNSQHQARHASAQSAAAASGEAPTATASNLTAAASSADTTASLPGSPASVLVYREPVYNWQATKSTVKERFAFLFNNEVLSDVHFLVGKGMGVQRIPAHRFALAVGSAVFDAMFNGGMATTSTEIELPDVEPAAFLALLKFLYSDEVQIGPETVMTTLYTAKKYAVPALEAHCVEFLKKNLRADNAFMLLTQARLFDEPQLASLCLENIDKNTADALAAEGFTDIDLDTLVAVLERDTLGVREVRLFGAAVRWAEAETQRQQLQPTPENKRRVLGKALGLIRFPLMTIEEFAAGPAQSGILTDREVVSLFLHFTVNPKPHVEFIDRPRCCLRGKECSITRFGQVESRWGYSGTSDRIRFSVNRRIFVVGFGLYGSIHGPTDYQVNIQIIHTDSNTVLGQNDTGFSCDGTANTFRVMFKEPVEILPSVNYIACATLKGPDSHYGTKGMRKVTHEAPATGTKTCFTFCYAAGNNNGTSVEDGQIPEVIFYT from the exons ATGCGCTGTTGTGCATGTTTATTCCAACAAAGCCTGCAGTGCTCTCCGTTCAAGATGGCTGCGGGTGAGAGCAACAGCCGTTCCCCTTGTTTAAACCTGTCTAACCCTGGCCCTTTGGGCAACGCCCAGGCCAGCAACGGAGCTCATTCGGCCCCGGCGAGCAACGCGGGCTCCGTAGGGGCCGGAGGGCTGAACAGGGCCGCCGGGAGCACTAACCCGCAGCCGGGCCTGGACAGTGATTCCGCGGCGAGGCCCGCACTGAACTCGCAGCACCAAGCTCGGCATGCGTCCGCACAGAGCGCCGCTGCTGCGAGCGGAGAGGCTCCGACGGCAACCGCATCCAACTTAACGGCTGCTGCCTCTTCAGCAGACACGACGGCTTCGCTCCCCGGCAGCCCGGCCTCCGTGCTTGTGTACCGGGAACCGGTCTACAACTGGCAGGCGACGAAAAGCACAGTGAAGGAACGGTTCGCATTTCTCTTTAACAACGAAGTGCTAAGCGACGTCCATTTTTTGGTGGGGAAGGGCATGGGTGTGCAGCGCATTCCTGCACACAG ATTTGCTCTCGCAGTTGGGAGCGCTGTGTTCGACGCCATGTTCAATGGAGGCATGGCCACAACATCGACAGAAATTGAGCTTCCCGATGTGGAACCGGCAGCATTTCTGGCTCTACTGAA GTTTCTTTATTCAGATGAAGTGCAAATTGGACCTGAGACCGTGATGACTACATTATACACTGCAAAAAAGTATGCAGTGCCTGCACTTGAAGCACACTGTGTAGAGTTTCTAAAGAAAAACCTACGTGCTGACAATGCTTTTATGTTGCTAACTCAG GCACGGCTGTTCGATGAGCCGCAGCTTGCCAGCCTCTGCCTGGAGAACATAGACAAGAACACTGCGGATGCTCTTGCTGCTGAGGGTTTCACTGACATTGACCTTG ACACTCTGGTGGCTGTTTTGGAGAGGGACACGCTGGGGGTCAGGGAGGTGCGCCTGTTTGGGGCTGCGGTGCGCTGGGCGGAAGCAGAGACACAGAGGCAGCAACTGCAGCCTACTCCAGAGAATAAGCGGCGGGTGCTGGGGAAAGCCCTCGGACTCATCCGCTTTCCTCTGATGACCATAGAGGAGTTTGCAGCAG GTCCAGCTCAGTCAGGTATACTCACAGATCGGGAGGTGGTCAGTCTTTTTTTACACTTCACCGTTAACCCCAAACCACATGTGGAGTTCATCGACCGACCACGCTGCTGTCTGCGAGGGAAGGAGTGCAGCATCACACGCTTTGGGCAGGTGGAGAGTCGCTGGGGATATAGCGGTACCAGTGATCGAATTCG GTTCTCTGTGAACCGCAGGATATTTGTGGTGGGATTTGGGCTCTATGGCTCCATACATGGCCCTACTGACTATCAGGTCAACATCCAG ATTATTCACACGGACAGTAACACAGTGTTGGGACAGAACGACACAGGGTTCAGCTGTGATGGCACAGCTAATACATTTCGGGTGATGTTTAAGGAGCCTGTGGAGATACTCCCTAGTGTCAACTATATTGCCTGTGCAACACTTAAG GGACCAGACTCCCACTATGGAACGAAAGGCATGCGCAAAGTCACTCATGAAGCCCCTGCCACTGGCACCAAAACCTGCTTCACCTTCTGTTATGCTGCAGGCAATAACAACGGCACTTCTGTAGAGGATGGACAAATTCCAGAAGTCATCTTCTACACATAA
- the LOC136671428 gene encoding elongation factor 2b-like encodes MVNFTVDQIRAIMDKKSNIRNMSVIAHVDHGKSTLTDSLVSKAGIIASARAGETRFTDTRKDEQERCITIKSTAISLFYELTENDLAFIKQSKDGSGFLINLIDSPGHVDFSSEVTAALRVTDGALVVVDCVSGVCVQTETVLRQAIGERIKPVLMMNKMDRALLELQLEPEELYQTFQRIVENVNVIISTYGEDENGPMGNIMIDPVIGTVGFGSGLHGWAFTLKQFAEMYVMKFAAKGDAQLGPVERCKKVEDMMKKLWGDRFFDPATGKFSKTPNGPDGRKLPRTFAQLILDPIFKVFQAIMNFNKEETAKLIEKLDIKLDTEDKEKEGKPLLKAVMRRWLPAGEALLQMITIHLPSPVTAQKYRCELLYEGPGDDEAAMGIKNCDPKAPLMMYISKMVPTTDKGRFYAFGRVFSGCVSTGLKVRIMGPNYTPGKKEDLYLKPIQRTILMMGRYVEPIEDVPCGNIVGLVGVDQFLVKTGTITTFEHAHNMRVMKFSVSPVVRVAVEAKNPADLPKLVEGLKRLAKSDPMVQCIIEESGEHIIAGAGELHLEICLKDLEEDHACIPLKKSDPVVSYRETVSEESKQMCLSKSPNKHNRLFMKARPLAEGLPEDIDKGDVTARQEMKARARYLAEKYEWEVTEARKIWCFGPDGTGPNILVDVTKGVQYLNEIKDSVVAGFQWATKEGVLCEENMRGIRFDVHDVTLHADAIHRGGGQIIPTARRVLYACQLTAEPRLLEPVYLVEIQCPEAVVGGIYGVLNRKRGLVFEESQVAGTPMFVVKAYLPVNESFGFTADLRSNTSGQAFPQCVFDHWQILPGDPMEANTKPSQIVADTRKRKGLKEGIPALDNYLDKL; translated from the exons TGAAAACGACTTGGCCTTCATCAAGCAGTCCAAAGATGGCTCTGGCTTTCTGATCAATCTGATTGACTCCCCTGGGCACGTCGACTTCTCCTCGGAGGTGACGGCTGCCTTGCGTGTCACCGATGGAGCCCTGGTTGTGGTTGACTGTGTATCTG gtgtgtgtgtgcagactgAAACTGTGCTGAGACAGGCTATTGGTGAGAGGATCAAGCCTGTGCTCATGATGAACAAGATGGACCGTGCCTTGCTGGAGCTGCAGCTGGAGCCTGAGGAACTGTACCAGACCTTCCAGCGTATTGTGGAAAATGTCAACGTCATCATTTCCACCTACGGAGAGGATGAGAATGGACCAATGGGAAACATCATG ATTGATCCAGTTATTGGAACTGTTGGGTTTGGTTCTGGACTGCACGGATGGGCCTTCACCCTCAAACAGTTTGCTGAAATGTACGTGATGAAATTTGCTGCTAAAGGTGATGCCCAGCTGGGACCAGTAGAGCGCTGCAAGAAGGTGGAGGACATGATGAAGAAACTGTGGGGTGACAG GTTCTTTGACCCTGCCACTGGCAAGTTCAGCAAGACTCCTAATGGACCTGATGGCAGGAAACTCCCAAGAACCTTTGCTCAACTAATCCTTGACCCCATCTTCAAA GTTTTTCAAGCCATCATGAACTTCAATAAAGAGGAGACTGCCAAGTTGATTGAGAAGTTGGACATCAAGCTGGACACAGAAGACAAGGAGAAGGAGGGCAAGCCCCTGCTGAAGGCTGTGATGCGTCGCTGGCTGCCAGCTGGAGAGGCCCTTCTTCAGATGATCACCATCCACCTTCCTTCTCCTGTCACTGCTCAGAAATACCGTTGTGAGCTGCTTTATGAAGGACCTGGAGATGATGAAGCTGCTATGG GTATCAAGAACTGTGACCCTAAAGCTCCCCTTATGATGTACATCTCAAAAATGGTGCCAACAACAGACAAGGGTCGTTTCTATGCCTTTGGGCGTGTCTTCTCTGGCTGTGTCTCCACTGGTCTGAAGGTGCGCATTATGGGACCAAACTACACCCCTGGAAAGAAGGAAGACCTTTACCTCAAACCAATCCAGAG GACCATTTTGATGATGGGCCGTTACGTTGAGCCTATCGAGGATGTGCCCTGTGGTAACATCGTGGGTCTGGTAGGCGTGGACCAGTTTTTGGTGAAGACCGGGACCATCACCACCTTTGAGCATGCCCACAACATGCGTGTGATGAAGTTCAGTGTTAGCCCTGTTGTGAGAGTGGCAGTGGAGGCCAAGAACCCTGCTGACCTGCCCAAGTTGGTGGAGGGCTTGAAACGTCTGGCCAAGTCTGATCCCATGGTGCAGTGCATCATTGAGGAATCTGGAGAGCATATCATTGCTGGAGCTGGTGAGCTGCATCTTGAGATCTGCCTGAAAGATCTTGAGGAGGACCATGCTTGCATTCCACTAAAG AAATCGGACCCAGTCGTGTCTTACAGAGAGACCGTTTCTGAAGAATCCAAACAGATGTGCCTGTCCAAGTCCCCTAACAAGCATAACCGTCTGTTCATGAAGGCCCGTCCCCTGGCTGAAGGTCTACCTGAGGATATTGATAAAGGTGACGTCACAGCCAGGCAGGAGATGAAGGCTCGTGCCCGTTACCTGGCTGAGAAGTATGAGTGGGAGGTGACGGAGGCCCGTAAGATCTGGTGCTTTGGCCCTGACGGAACAGGCCCCAACATCCTGGTTGATGTAACAAAGGGTGTCCAGTACCTTAATGAGATCAAGGACAGTGTTGTAGCTGGTTTCCAGTGGGCCACCAAGGAG GGTGTGCTGTGTGAGGAGAACATGCGTGGCATTCGCTTTGATGTTCACGATGTCACCCTTCATGCTGATGCCATTCACCGTGGTGGTGGTCAGATCATTCCAACTGCCCGCAGAGTGCTTTATGCCTGCCAGCTCACAGCAGAACCCAGACTTCTTGAGCCAGTCTACCTGGTGGAGATCCAG TGCCCTGAGGCTGTTGTCGGTGGCATCTATGGTGTCCTGAACAGAAAGAGAGGTCTGGTGTTTGAGGAGTCACAGGTTGCAGGAACTCCCATGTTTGTGGTCAAGGCATACTTGCCTGTCAATGAGTCCTTTG GTTTTACTGCTGACCTCCGCTCAAACACCTCTGGTCAGGCCTTCCCACAGTGTGTGTTCGACCACTGGCAGATCCTGCCTGGAGATCCCATGGAGGCCAACACCAAGCCTTCTCAGATCGTGGCAGACACACGCAAACGCAAAGGTCTCAAGGAGGGAATTCCAGCTCTGGATAACTACTTGGACAAATTGTAA